AAAGGGCAGCTTCGCAAGTTCTATGACGATTTAAAAATTATCGATCGTCGCCTTCTCGAAGACGAGAACGAGGAGCGGTTTAAAAGCGAATTGCTTCCGCTGGTCAAATTTGTCAAGGCGAAGATTGCCTATAGCGTCGGAAGGAAAGTACAGAACGAGCAACTGGTGCCGATAGAGTTCAAGAAATACATGGACGCCGAAATCGATAAAATACAATCGATTGCGGACTTTAAAAATTTCCTGTACCACTACCAGGCGATTATCTCGTATTTCATGTTCATTACGGAAGCAGGGGACAACGCCAGGGCCGCCCAGGGCCAGAGGAGGTAACATGGGCACACTTGAAAAGATCGAGCAGATCAAAGGAAAAATAATTCTTAAAACGGGCCTTCATATAGGGTGCGGCACCGAGGGCGTGGAGATAGGCGGCATCGACAACCCGGTCATCAAGGACCCGCGCAGCGGCTATCCCTACATTCCCGGCTCCTCGATCAAGGGCAAGAT
This genomic window from Spirochaetota bacterium contains:
- the csm2 gene encoding type III-A CRISPR-associated protein Csm2, whose translation is MIQLTEDYLTKTAEEQARLFANKFGKRKGQLRKFYDDLKIIDRRLLEDENEERFKSELLPLVKFVKAKIAYSVGRKVQNEQLVPIEFKKYMDAEIDKIQSIADFKNFLYHYQAIISYFMFITEAGDNARAAQGQRR